Proteins encoded by one window of Nasonia vitripennis strain AsymCx chromosome 5, Nvit_psr_1.1, whole genome shotgun sequence:
- the LOC100117484 gene encoding bleomycin hydrolase isoform X2 has product MAATAGVLTKDIVSQLRSKFYAEPRNLQAQNVCSRLDPLEACISRKTIQATNHVYQHKIETEGKPVTNQKNSGRCWLFATLNVIRVPFIKQHNLEEFEFSQNYLFFWDKIERSNYFLHNIVKTAKRGDALDSRTVNFLLQDPIPDGGQWDMVLNLINRYGLMPKICYPESFCCENSSRLNALLKSKLREYAQTLRTLVDNKATDEQINERILEQMTVVYRIVGICLGVPPETFTWEYYDKSKNYQSVGPITGPEFYEKYVKPYFDVNDKVCLVTDPRTTNPFGKIYTVDCLGNVVGGRPTIYNNQPPELLMKLCAESIKNNEPVWFGCEVSKRFSGKAGIEDIEVHDYQLMFGTDIQLGLSKADRLLYGESSMTHAMVFTAVSYDKDGKISKFRVENSWGEDRGDKGYLVLTSEWFNEFVFEAVIDKKLVPADVLDVFKQDPIVLPAWDPMGTLAQ; this is encoded by the exons ATGGCTGCCA CAGCGGGCGTTTTGACGAAGGACATCGTGAGCCAGTTGAGGAGCAAGTTCTACGCGGAGCCGCGCAACTTGCAGGCCCAGAACGTCTGCTCGCGGCTGGACCCGCTCGAGGCTTGCATCTCGCGCAAGACCATCCAGGCGACGAACCACGTGTACCAGCACAAAATCGAGACCGAGGGAAAGCCGGTCACCAACCAGAAGAACAGCGGCCGCTGCTGGCTCTTCGCCACCCTCAACGTCATCCGCGTCCCCTTCATCAAGCAGCACAATCTCGAGGAGTTTGAGTTCAGCCAGAACTACCTCTTCTTCTGGGATAAG ATCGAGCGAAGCAACTACTTCCTCCACAACATCGTGAAGACGGCCAAGCGCGGCGATGCTCTGGACAGCCGAACGGTGAACTTCCTGCTGCAGGACCCGATTCCCGACGGAGGCCAGTGGGACATGGTGCTGAACTTGATCAACCGCTACGGCCTCATGCCCAAGATCTGCTACCCCGAGTCCTTCTGCTGCGAGAACTCGAGCAGACTGAACGCCCTGCTCAAGAGCAAGCTGCGCGAGTACGCGCAGACTCTGCGCACCCTCGTCGACAACAAGGCCACCGATGAGCAG ATCAACGAGCGTATCCTCGAGCAGATGACTGTGGTCTACCGGATAGTGGGCATCTGCCTGGGCGTACCGCCGGAAACTTTCACCTGGGAATATTACGACAAGTCGAAGAACTACCAGAGCGTGGGACCGATCACCGGACCTGAGTTCTACGAGAAGTACGTCAAGCCGTACTTCGACGTCAACGACAAGGTCTGCCTGGTCACGGACCCTCGTACCACCAATCCCTTCGGTAAGATCTACACGGTTGACTGTCTTGGCAACGTGGTGGGCGGCAGGCCGACCATCTACAACAACCAACCGCCAGAGCTCCTGATGAAGCTCTGCGCCGAAAGCATCAAGAACAACGAGCCCGTCTGGTTCGGCTGCGAGGTCTCCAAGAGATTCAGCGGCAAAGCTGGCATTGAGGACATCGAGGTCCACGACTACCAGCTCATGTTTGGCACCGATATCCAGCTTGGGCTCTCCAAGGCCGATAGACTGCTTTACGGCGAGTCCTCCATGACGCACGCCATGGTCTTCACTGCTGTTTCTTATGAT aAGGACGGCAAGATATCGAAATTCCGTGTGGAGAACTCATGGGGAGAAGACCGTGGAGACAAGGGATATCTCGTTCTAACATC
- the LOC100117484 gene encoding bleomycin hydrolase isoform X1, which produces MAAKAAGVLTKDIVSQLRSKFYAEPRNLQAQNVCSRLDPLEACISRKTIQATNHVYQHKIETEGKPVTNQKNSGRCWLFATLNVIRVPFIKQHNLEEFEFSQNYLFFWDKIERSNYFLHNIVKTAKRGDALDSRTVNFLLQDPIPDGGQWDMVLNLINRYGLMPKICYPESFCCENSSRLNALLKSKLREYAQTLRTLVDNKATDEQINERILEQMTVVYRIVGICLGVPPETFTWEYYDKSKNYQSVGPITGPEFYEKYVKPYFDVNDKVCLVTDPRTTNPFGKIYTVDCLGNVVGGRPTIYNNQPPELLMKLCAESIKNNEPVWFGCEVSKRFSGKAGIEDIEVHDYQLMFGTDIQLGLSKADRLLYGESSMTHAMVFTAVSYDKDGKISKFRVENSWGEDRGDKGYLVLTSEWFNEFVFEAVIDKKLVPADVLDVFKQDPIVLPAWDPMGTLAQ; this is translated from the exons ATGGCTGCCA AAGCAGCGGGCGTTTTGACGAAGGACATCGTGAGCCAGTTGAGGAGCAAGTTCTACGCGGAGCCGCGCAACTTGCAGGCCCAGAACGTCTGCTCGCGGCTGGACCCGCTCGAGGCTTGCATCTCGCGCAAGACCATCCAGGCGACGAACCACGTGTACCAGCACAAAATCGAGACCGAGGGAAAGCCGGTCACCAACCAGAAGAACAGCGGCCGCTGCTGGCTCTTCGCCACCCTCAACGTCATCCGCGTCCCCTTCATCAAGCAGCACAATCTCGAGGAGTTTGAGTTCAGCCAGAACTACCTCTTCTTCTGGGATAAG ATCGAGCGAAGCAACTACTTCCTCCACAACATCGTGAAGACGGCCAAGCGCGGCGATGCTCTGGACAGCCGAACGGTGAACTTCCTGCTGCAGGACCCGATTCCCGACGGAGGCCAGTGGGACATGGTGCTGAACTTGATCAACCGCTACGGCCTCATGCCCAAGATCTGCTACCCCGAGTCCTTCTGCTGCGAGAACTCGAGCAGACTGAACGCCCTGCTCAAGAGCAAGCTGCGCGAGTACGCGCAGACTCTGCGCACCCTCGTCGACAACAAGGCCACCGATGAGCAG ATCAACGAGCGTATCCTCGAGCAGATGACTGTGGTCTACCGGATAGTGGGCATCTGCCTGGGCGTACCGCCGGAAACTTTCACCTGGGAATATTACGACAAGTCGAAGAACTACCAGAGCGTGGGACCGATCACCGGACCTGAGTTCTACGAGAAGTACGTCAAGCCGTACTTCGACGTCAACGACAAGGTCTGCCTGGTCACGGACCCTCGTACCACCAATCCCTTCGGTAAGATCTACACGGTTGACTGTCTTGGCAACGTGGTGGGCGGCAGGCCGACCATCTACAACAACCAACCGCCAGAGCTCCTGATGAAGCTCTGCGCCGAAAGCATCAAGAACAACGAGCCCGTCTGGTTCGGCTGCGAGGTCTCCAAGAGATTCAGCGGCAAAGCTGGCATTGAGGACATCGAGGTCCACGACTACCAGCTCATGTTTGGCACCGATATCCAGCTTGGGCTCTCCAAGGCCGATAGACTGCTTTACGGCGAGTCCTCCATGACGCACGCCATGGTCTTCACTGCTGTTTCTTATGAT aAGGACGGCAAGATATCGAAATTCCGTGTGGAGAACTCATGGGGAGAAGACCGTGGAGACAAGGGATATCTCGTTCTAACATC